The nucleotide sequence AAGCCCATATTGCAGTAGCTGCGGCCGCTGATGTCTATTGCAACAGTTGCAACTGAATCATCCATAGGTACAATAGCGTGACCCATTCTTCTGATTCCTTTCTTGTCGCCAATCGCTTCTGTGAAAGCTTCACCTAACAATATGCCAACATCTTCTACAGTGTGGTGATCATCGATTTCAATATCACCAATTGCCTTTATCTTTAAATCCATAAAGCTGTGTTTGGAAAAGGATTCCAACATGTGGTTGAAGAAATTGACGCCGGTGTCAATATCATATTTTCCAGTTCCATCAATATTTAATTCTATTTCAATATCTGTTTCAGATGTCTTTCTTGAAACTTTAGCTATTCTAGTCATTGAATCACTCACTGATTAATTCTTAAGTATCATATAGTAAACATAGTAAACAATTTATGCTAAAATTTTAAACTATATTTAAATTAAAATAACGATTAATTATTTACTCGTCTGGTGCATTTCTCATAATTTTAATTGCATCTGGACCGCATTTCATTGCACATAATGTACAAACATGACAATAATCCAGGTTTGATACATGTGCAACAGTATCAATAGTCCAAATATATCCTCCTTTAGGACAAATCTCTTTACAATTTCCGCATGCAGTGCATTTGTCCTCATCAACTATAATCTTTAAAATAATATCACCATGAATAAATCTGTAAATAATCTTATTTTATTTAATCTATATAAAACTATGCTAAATCCTTAAAAATATTTTTCATTAAAATGAATTATAATTTTAAGGTAGCTATTGACAATGCCTTAAATCCAATGTAAACTTCTTTTCCCAAACTTAAATCAAGGTCCTTACCAGCAGATAAGGTGATGTCTGAGAAGATGTCCACTCCACCAATGTCAATTCTTACACGAACCATCTCATCTTGAAGTCTCATTTCAGTGACTTTTCCCTTGAAGATGTTTCTGATGCTGGATGCTTGAGGCTCCAACATAATGAAGATATTGTCATAGCTTATTAAAGCGAGAATCTTATCTCCAACTTTATATTCCTTTTTCAATGGGATAGTTATGACCAATTCATTCATTTGAATTTTCATAACTCCTTTTGTTTTGTCAACTTCAAGAATCTCCGCTTCAATCTCATTTGTTTCGCTGTGAAGTTCCATGATTGCATTGATCTTTTTGCATTCCTTTAGAATCTGCAAGCCCTCTTCGGTAAGAGTGGTGCTGCCTCCACCACCGCTTCCTCCTTTTTTAGTGTTTACAATAGCTATGTCCAATGTTGATT is from Methanobrevibacter ruminantium and encodes:
- the hisB gene encoding imidazoleglycerol-phosphate dehydratase HisB, which produces MTRIAKVSRKTSETDIEIELNIDGTGKYDIDTGVNFFNHMLESFSKHSFMDLKIKAIGDIEIDDHHTVEDVGILLGEAFTEAIGDKKGIRRMGHAIVPMDDSVATVAIDISGRSYCNMGLDFKHDKIGDLSSDVVVHFFESFASSGKINVYGTCKGANDHHKAEALFKAFAKSLYDGCKIEHDEILSTKGVL
- a CDS encoding TOBE domain-containing protein, with the protein product MTEVKAGVEYKINIDGNSFLLDQKKFNLLVYINESESITDAAKRSKISYRTALNYIDKIESTLDIAIVNTKKGGSGGGGSTTLTEEGLQILKECKKINAIMELHSETNEIEAEILEVDKTKGVMKIQMNELVITIPLKKEYKVGDKILALISYDNIFIMLEPQASSIRNIFKGKVTEMRLQDEMVRVRIDIGGVDIFSDITLSAGKDLDLSLGKEVYIGFKALSIATLKL
- a CDS encoding 4Fe-4S binding protein, which translates into the protein MIYRFIHGDIILKIIVDEDKCTACGNCKEICPKGGYIWTIDTVAHVSNLDYCHVCTLCAMKCGPDAIKIMRNAPDE